One Megalops cyprinoides isolate fMegCyp1 chromosome 17, fMegCyp1.pri, whole genome shotgun sequence DNA window includes the following coding sequences:
- the LOC118791993 gene encoding ectonucleoside triphosphate diphosphohydrolase 5-like, which translates to MARQILLLSVMSLWALCGATHVKADHYRLEFPGMDNVLPIVARPANASRIFYAVMFDAGSTGTRIHVYTFIQKEQGELPILDNEMFQSVKPGLSAFADTPEMGGDTVRQLLKVAKRTVPRLEWKRTPVVLRATAGLRLLPEQKAQALLEQVREVFDESPFFVPNNSVSIMDGTNEGILAWVTVNFLTGHLYSSSKNTVGILDLGGGSTQITFLPRSKKTIEAAPADHVSKFDMFNTTYELYTYSYLGNGLKAARLAALGALGAEGLEWQVFSSSCLPRKFREDWSFGGVTYKISGIVDGYTGFKPCYEEMLKVVQGIVHQPEELKGSSVFYAFSYYFDRAVDAGLIDGTQGGMVEVRDFRKRAKEVCNKMSKFRTVSPFLCMDMTYITCLLKEGFGFKESTVLQLTKKVNNVETSWALGATFDHLRNLNIH; encoded by the exons ATGGCCCGGCAgattctgctgctctctgtaatGTCCCTGTGGGCTTTATGTGGTGCGACTCACGTGAAGGCCGACCACTACAGACTCGAATTCCCCGGCATGGACAATGTGCTGCCTATAGTGGCCCGGCCCGCCAATGCCAGCCGCATCTTCTACGCGGTCATGTTCGATGCCGGCAGCACCGGCACTCGCATCCACGTCTACACCTTCATCCAGAAGGAGCAGG GCGAGCTGCCCATTTTGGACAATGAAATGTTCCAGTCGGTGAAACCCGGTTTGTCTGCATTTGCAGATACACCTGAAATG GGAGGGGACACGGTGCGGCAGCTCCTGAAGGTGGCGAAGAGGACGGTGCCCCGCCTCGAGTGGAAGCGCACCCCTGTGGTGCTGAGGGCCACGGCCGGCCTCCGCCTGCTCCCCGAACAGAAGGCGCAGGCGCTGCTGGAACAG GTTCGCGAGGTGTTTGACGAATCTCCGTTCTTTGTGCCGAACAACAGCGTCAGCATAATGGACGGAACCAATGAAG GTATCTTGGCCTGGGTAACTGTGAACTTCTTGACAG GTCACTTGTACTCCAGTAGCAAAAACACAGTGGGCATCTTGGATTTAGGTGGAGGTTCAACCCAGATTACATTTCTCCCTAGATCCAAG AAAACGATTGAGGCGGCTCCGGCTGACCATGTTTCTAAGTTTGACATGTTCAACACCACTTACGAGCTGTACACCTACAG TTACCTGGGAAATGGACTAAAAGCAGCCCGCCTGGCAGCACTGGGAGCCCTGGGGGCAGAAG GACTGGAGTGGCAAGTTTTCTCGAGCTCCTGCCTGCCCAGGAAGTTCCGAGAGGACTGGTCCTTCGGAGGAGTCACGTACAAAATCAGTGGTATTGTAGACG GCTACACAGGGTTCAAGCCATGCTACGAGGAGATGCTGAAGGTGGTGCAGGGCATCGTGCACCAGCCAGAGGAACTGAAGGGGAGCAGCGTCTTCTACGCCTTCTCCTATTACTTCGACCGAGCCGTGGATGCCGGCCTGATTG aTGGCACTCAAGGTGGGATGGTGGAAGTCAGGGACTTCAGGAAGAGAGCCAAAGAAG TGTGTAATAAAATGTCCAAGTTCCGCACTGTCAGCCCCTTCCTGTGCATGGACATGACTTACATCACCTGCCTGCTGAAGGAGGGCTTCGGTTTCAAGGAGAGCACAGTCCTGCAG CTCACCAAGAAAGTGAACAACGTGGAGACCAGCTGGGCCCTGGGCGCCACGTTCGACCACCTCCGAAACCTGAACATCCACTGA